In one Myripristis murdjan chromosome 5, fMyrMur1.1, whole genome shotgun sequence genomic region, the following are encoded:
- the rrp9 gene encoding U3 small nucleolar RNA-interacting protein 2 isoform X1: MSSSFFIKKKENPKFSKKGTNSAVTKRKSDGDPGGNSKGRAKKVNPKYNEEISSDSETESPAVSKKRQSREEPVYEETPQEKKLRLAKLYLDQLREEEDKKAEEESFESDLIAGRLQDEVLEQKGKLQRLIAKDLMTPDPSEIRLLRGHKLPVTCLVISPDDKHIFSAAKDCSIIKWDVESGRKLHTIAGGRKGTEDRHVGHTAHVLCMAISSDGKYLATGDMNKLIMIWEAETCKHLYKFTGHRGPVSGLSFRKGTHDLYSASHDRSVKVWNVDENAYVETLFGHQDVITGLDSLSRERCVSAGGRDRTVRVWKIAEESQLVFHGHEGSIDCIQLINEEHMITGADDGSLSLWSVNKKKPLSTVKQAHGCHGDAGLEQPHWVASVAALQNSDTVASGASGCSHNSKVQLWKCAQGFRGLEPLFSVPVTGFINSLKFSSSGQFLVAGVGQEHRLGRWWRLKEAKNGLYIIPLKRKSPQQEDDKIAD; the protein is encoded by the exons atgtcttcttctttcttcataaagaaaaaggaaaacccgaagttttccaaaaaagggACCAACTCGGCAGTGACAAAACGAAAG AGTGATGGTGACCCAGGAGGGAACAGCAAAGGAAGAGCAAAGAAAGTCAACCCAAAATACAACGAGGAGATTTCTAGTGACTCAGAGACAGAAAG CCCTGCAGTTTCAAAGAAAAGACAGTCCCGTGAAGAGCCCGTATATGAGGAAACGCCGCAGGAGAAGAAGCTCAGATTGGCTAAACTTTACCTTGACCAGTTAAGGGAAGAGG AGGACAAGAAAGCAGAAGAGGAGTCCTTTGAGTCTGACCTGATCGCAGGAAGACTTCAAGATGAAGTG CTTGAACAGAAAGGAAAGCTCCAGCGACTTATCGCCAAAGAT CTCATGACACCAGATCCCTCTGAGATTAGGCTGCTGAGGGGACACAAACTGCCCGTCACCTGTCTGGTCATCAGCCCTGATGACAAACACATCTTCTCTGCGGCTAAAGACTGCTCCATCATTAAGT GGGATGTTGAGAGTGGTAGGAAACTGCACACAATAGCTGGTGGAAGAAAAGGAACAGAAGATCGCCATGTTGGACATACAGCCCACGTCCTGTGCATGGCCATATCATCAGACGGAAAGTACCTG GCAACTGGAGATATGAACAAGCTGATTATGATCTGGGAGGCTGAGACATGTAAACACCTGTATAAATTCACTGGACATAGAGGCCCTGTGTCG ggTCTCTCCTTCAGGAAGGGAACTCATGACCTGTACAGTGCCTCTCATGATCGCTCAGTCAAGGTGTGGAATGTGGATGAGAACGCCTACGTGGAAACTCT ttttgggCATCAAGATGTCATCACAGGACTGGACAGTCTGAGCCGAGAGCGCTGCGTGTCTGCCGGCGGGCGGGACCGCACCGTGAGGGTGTGGAAGATAGCGGAGGAGTCTCAGCTGGTTTTCCATGGTCACGA GGGTTCAATTGACTGCATCCAGCTCATAAATGAGGAGCACATGATAACAGGAGCTGATGATGG CTCCTTGTCTCTTTGGAGTGTCAACAAGAAGAAACCCCTGAGCACGGTGAAGCAGGCTCacggttgccatggtgacgctGGGTTGGAGCAACCTCATTGGGTAGCATCAGTAGCAGCGCTTCAGAACTCCGATACCGTAGCCTCAGGTGCCTCTGGCT GTTCCCACAACTCGAAGGTGCAGCTGTGGAAGTGTGCCCAGGGGTTTCGGGGGCTGGAGCCGCTTTTCAGTGTGCCAGTG ACAGGGTTCATCAACAGTCTCAAGTTTTCAAGCTCTGGCCAGTTCTTGGTGGCAGGAGTTGGACAAGAGCACAG ACTGGGCCGATGGTGGAGACTAAAAGAGGCAAAGAACGGGCTCTACATCATTCCACTTAAAAGGAAAAGTCCTCAGCAAGAAGACGACAAGATTGCTGACTAG
- the rrp9 gene encoding U3 small nucleolar RNA-interacting protein 2 isoform X2: MSSSFFIKKKENPKFSKKGTNSAVTKRKSDGDPGGNSKGRAKKVNPKYNEEISSDSETESPAVSKKRQSREEPVYEETPQEKKLRLAKLYLDQLREEEDKKAEEESFESDLIAGRLQDEVLEQKGKLQRLIAKDLMTPDPSEIRLLRGHKLPVTCLVISPDDKHIFSAAKDCSIIKWDVESGRKLHTIAGGRKGTEDRHVGHTAHVLCMAISSDGKYLATGDMNKLIMIWEAETCKHLYKFTGHRGPVSGLSFRKGTHDLYSASHDRSVKVWNVDENAYVETLFGHQDVITGLDSLSRERCVSAGGRDRTVRVWKIAEESQLVFHGHEGSIDCIQLINEEHMITGADDGSLSLWSVNKKKPLSTVKQAHGCHGDAGLEQPHWVASVAALQNSDTVASGSHNSKVQLWKCAQGFRGLEPLFSVPVTGFINSLKFSSSGQFLVAGVGQEHRLGRWWRLKEAKNGLYIIPLKRKSPQQEDDKIAD; encoded by the exons atgtcttcttctttcttcataaagaaaaaggaaaacccgaagttttccaaaaaagggACCAACTCGGCAGTGACAAAACGAAAG AGTGATGGTGACCCAGGAGGGAACAGCAAAGGAAGAGCAAAGAAAGTCAACCCAAAATACAACGAGGAGATTTCTAGTGACTCAGAGACAGAAAG CCCTGCAGTTTCAAAGAAAAGACAGTCCCGTGAAGAGCCCGTATATGAGGAAACGCCGCAGGAGAAGAAGCTCAGATTGGCTAAACTTTACCTTGACCAGTTAAGGGAAGAGG AGGACAAGAAAGCAGAAGAGGAGTCCTTTGAGTCTGACCTGATCGCAGGAAGACTTCAAGATGAAGTG CTTGAACAGAAAGGAAAGCTCCAGCGACTTATCGCCAAAGAT CTCATGACACCAGATCCCTCTGAGATTAGGCTGCTGAGGGGACACAAACTGCCCGTCACCTGTCTGGTCATCAGCCCTGATGACAAACACATCTTCTCTGCGGCTAAAGACTGCTCCATCATTAAGT GGGATGTTGAGAGTGGTAGGAAACTGCACACAATAGCTGGTGGAAGAAAAGGAACAGAAGATCGCCATGTTGGACATACAGCCCACGTCCTGTGCATGGCCATATCATCAGACGGAAAGTACCTG GCAACTGGAGATATGAACAAGCTGATTATGATCTGGGAGGCTGAGACATGTAAACACCTGTATAAATTCACTGGACATAGAGGCCCTGTGTCG ggTCTCTCCTTCAGGAAGGGAACTCATGACCTGTACAGTGCCTCTCATGATCGCTCAGTCAAGGTGTGGAATGTGGATGAGAACGCCTACGTGGAAACTCT ttttgggCATCAAGATGTCATCACAGGACTGGACAGTCTGAGCCGAGAGCGCTGCGTGTCTGCCGGCGGGCGGGACCGCACCGTGAGGGTGTGGAAGATAGCGGAGGAGTCTCAGCTGGTTTTCCATGGTCACGA GGGTTCAATTGACTGCATCCAGCTCATAAATGAGGAGCACATGATAACAGGAGCTGATGATGG CTCCTTGTCTCTTTGGAGTGTCAACAAGAAGAAACCCCTGAGCACGGTGAAGCAGGCTCacggttgccatggtgacgctGGGTTGGAGCAACCTCATTGGGTAGCATCAGTAGCAGCGCTTCAGAACTCCGATACCGTAGCCTCAG GTTCCCACAACTCGAAGGTGCAGCTGTGGAAGTGTGCCCAGGGGTTTCGGGGGCTGGAGCCGCTTTTCAGTGTGCCAGTG ACAGGGTTCATCAACAGTCTCAAGTTTTCAAGCTCTGGCCAGTTCTTGGTGGCAGGAGTTGGACAAGAGCACAG ACTGGGCCGATGGTGGAGACTAAAAGAGGCAAAGAACGGGCTCTACATCATTCCACTTAAAAGGAAAAGTCCTCAGCAAGAAGACGACAAGATTGCTGACTAG
- the LOC115358673 gene encoding uncharacterized protein LOC115358673, whose product MPPKRGAVAPSTQPPVKMIKIGSEIQDFGCDSGEDKFRFSEAPSYSPLQEGEPADFEEESIASPGIRTDTISLLMKIEQLQAQLKYERRCRILAERELRELKEMNTLMMQMRHTAHELRVTLDHVRQGGDAAVAQHNAEDEAISFLSEPEGEMRMLHQVPEEDDNYLYLSEGLRVPKNLYERISEITDFKKYTSALLMMLFDRETLATHSLQGRRTNVTGEDCQKPQLPPDILRSIIDHVGIKFGVDNSQIKTAIRTKLNNEDKLLKKRLGLGRAEPRVVVDQSSCQDAAMLTENVVVKNDECHL is encoded by the exons ATGCCACCCAAGAGAGGAGCTGTGGCACCATCAACACAACCACCAGTCAAAATGATAAAGATTGGCTCAGAAATACAGGACTTTGGCTGTGACTCTGGGGAGGATAAATTCAGATTCAGTGAGGCACCCAGCTACTCACCGCTTCAAGAG GGCGAACCTGCTGACTTTGAAGAAGAAAGTATTGCAAGTCCAGGGATCAGAACCGACACGATAAGTCTTCTGATGAAAATAGAGCAGCTGCAAGCACAACTAAAGTACGAACGCAGGTGCAGGATTTTGGCTGAGAGAGAACTGAGGGAGCTGAAAG AGATGAACACACTCATGATGCAGATGAGGCACACGGCGCACGAGCTGCGAGTTACTCTGGACCACGTGCGACAGGGAGGTGATGCAGCAGTGGCGCAGCACAACGCTGAAGACGAAgccatctcttttctctctgagcCTGAGGGGGAGATGAGAATGCTGCATCAAGTCCCAGAG GAAGATGACAACTATCTGTATCTCTCCGAGGGCTTGAGAGTTCCTAAGAATCTGTATGAGCGCATCTCCGAGATCACAGACTTCAAGAAGTACACGTCAGCCCTGCTGATGATGCTTTTCGACAGAGAAACCTTGGCCACGCACTCTCTGCAAGGCCGCAGGACCAACGTCACCGGGGAAGACTGCCAAAAGCCACAACTCCCACCTGATATCTTGAGAAGTATTATCG ATCACGTGGGAATCAAGTTTGGTGTCGATAACAGCCAAATAAAAACTGCAATCCGGACGAAACTGAATAATGAGGACAAATTACTGAAGAAAAGACTGGGACTGGGCAGAGCTGAACCCAGAGTTGTTGTGGATCAGAGCTCTTGCCAAGATGCTGCAATGCTAACTGAAAATGTTGTGGTAAAAAATGATGAGTGTCACTTATAG
- the LOC115359664 gene encoding probable G-protein coupled receptor: MEKPQPYLTPEFNDSTTFWAPLPSAPSRQLGTLPNAQTRFKDLSGIFFMVTLNVLALLANTAVLVVVIKAPHLRKFAFVCHLCAVDLLCAILLMPLGIVSSSPFFVGVVFTVLECQVYVFLNVFLIAASIFTITAISVERYYYIVHPMRYEVKMTLKLTAAVMVMVWVASAVLGLSTVFGWPSYGSLSSISAAHCSLHWSHSDHRRAFSVLFCVSCFCLPAVVIFAVYCNVYKVARVAARQHGPLPSWTTSQMKNRSDSINSQTTIITTRNAPRRIARDRPFGGGKAALTLVVIVGQFLICWLPYFAFHLHLTLDASPKIPDDLEEAVTWLAYSSFAINPFFYGLLNRQIREELCKLRRCYSSRPVELAVSSHEGSGHENFLQFLHRTSCTVETRASFTTSSPRNTLDQTGQTGFRIPGQIPEEFS, translated from the coding sequence ATGGAGAAACCTCAACCATATCTGACCCCTGAGTTCAATGACAGCACCACCTTTTGGGCACCTTTGCCCTCAGCCCCCAGCAGACAGCTGGGTACCCTCCCCAATGCTCAGACACGCTTCAAAGACTTGTCAGGGATCTTTTTCATGGTGACCCTGAATGTTTTGGCGCTTCTGGCCAACACTGCTGTTCTGGTGGTTGTCATAAAAGCCCCTCACCTCAGGAAATTTGCCTTTGTGTGCCACCTGTGTGCAGTGGACCTGCTGTGTGCCATACTGCTCATGCCTCTGGGAATTGTGTCCAGCTCCCCTTTTTTTGTTGGCGTGGTGTTCACTGTGCTGGAATGCCAAGTTTATGTCTTCCTCAACGTATTCCTCATTGCTGCCTCTATCTTTACCATCACGGCCATCAGTGTGGAGCGGTACTACTACATTGTCCATCCCATGCGATATGAAGTCAAGATGACACTGAAGTTGACCGCAGCTGTAATGGTCATGGTGTGGGTGGCCTCTGCCGTGCTGGGATTGTCCACAGTATTTGGATGGCCATCCTATGGCAGCCTTAGCTCCATTAGTGCAGCACACTGCTCGCTGCACTGGAGCCACAGTGACCACAGACGAGCCTTCTCTGTGCTCTTCTGTGTTTCCTGCTTCTGCCTGCCTGCGGTTGTTATTTTTGCTGTGTACTGCAATGTGTACAAAGTGGCCCGTGTGGCTGCCCGCCAGCATGGGCCCCTACCCTCCTGGACAACCAGCCAAATGAAGAATCGCTCAGACTCAATCAACAGCCAGACTACCATCATCACCACCCGCAATGCACCTCGCAGGATTGCTCGTGATCGTCCTTTTGGAGGCGGTAAAGCAGCGCTCACTCTGGTGGTTATTGTTGGCCAATTTCTGATCTGTTGGCTGCCTTACTTTGCCTTCCACCTCCATTTGACACTCGACGCTTCACCCAAGATTCCTGATGACCTGGAAGAAGCAGTCACCTGGCTGGCATATTCTTCCTTTGCTATCAATCCTTTCTTTTACGGGCTTCTTAACCGGCAGATCAGGGAGGAGCTTTGTAAGTTGAGGCGCTGTTACTCATCCCGGCCAGTGGAGCTGGCCGTCTCCAGCCATGAGGGATCTGGCCATGAAaacttcctgcagttcctccaTAGGACAAGCTGCACCGTGGAGACCCGTGCCAGCTTTACAACATCCAGCCCTAGGAACACTCTAGATCAAACTGGGCAGACTGGATTTAGGATACCAGGGCAGATCCCTGAGGAGTTCAGTTAG
- the cav4a gene encoding caveolin-2, translating to MMKGEDSEEIEIDLGDSDESDDYIDREEPQPLWKAPPVLEEEENIHTSALVEISDTKPLLNIRDPRGINDCLKVNFEDVIAEPVSVRSGDRVWIWSHALFEVSRVWIYRIVTVLLAIPMSIISGILFAILSCLHIWMVRPCIRCIFVGTQWLQSLWSIVLDIIVRPFFMSAGRCCGGFSIHLAKE from the exons ATGATGAAAGGGGAAGATTCTGAGGAAATAGAGATTGACTTGGGGGACTCTGATGAGTCTGATGACTACATTGACAGGGAGGAACCACAGccgctgtggaaggcccctccTGTgttggaagaagaggagaacaTTCACACATCTGCATTAGTGGAAATCAGTGACACCAAGCCTCTGCTCAATATCAGAGACCCCCGAGGTATCAATGACTGCCTCAag GTGAATTTTGAGGATGTGATTGCTGAGCCAGTGTCGGTGCGCAGCGGGGACAGAGTGTGGATCTGGAGCCACGCTCTGTTTGAGGTGTCCAGGGTGTGGATCTACAGGATAGTCACAGTGCTCCTGGCCATTCCCATGTCCATTATCTCTGGTATCCTCTTTGCCATTCTCAGCTGCCTGCACATCTG GATGGTGCGTCCATGTATCCGGTGCATCTTTGTTGGCACACAGTGGCTACAGAGCCTGTGGAGCATTGTGCTGGACATCATTGTGCGCCCCTTCTTCATGAGTGCTGGCAGGTGCTGTGGAGGCTTCAGCATTCACCTGGCAAAGGAATAA
- the LOC115359641 gene encoding caveolin-3-like, whose amino-acid sequence MTMADLNHSQEQKFRKDSRVKEIDLINRDPKLINEDVVKVDFEDVIAEPSGTHSLDGVWKTSYTTFTVSKYWCYRILTAILGIPVSLLWGFLFACLSFCHIWAVMPCIKSCLIESQCVSQIYSLAVHTCCDPLFEAVGKIFSRVRVALHKDV is encoded by the exons ATGACCATGGCAGACCTGAACCACAGCCAGGAGCAGAAGTTCAGGAAGGACAGCCGCGTCAAGGAGATTGACCTCATCAACAGGGACCCCAAGCTAATCAATGAGGACGTGGTCAAG GTTGACTTTGAAGATGTGATTGCGGAGCCTAGTGGCACCCACAGCCTGGATGGGGTTTGGAAGACCAGCTACACCACCTTCACTGTGTCCAAGTACTGGTGCTACCGCATCCTGACGGCCATCTTGGGGATTCCTGTGTCGCTGCTCTGGGGTTTCTTGTTCGCTTGTCTCTCATTTTGCCACATCTGGGCTGTTATGCCCTGTATTAAGAGCTGTCTGATCGAATCGCAGTGTGTGAGTCAGATCTACTCACTGGCGGTGCACACCTGCTGTGACCCACTTTTTGAGGCAGTGGGGAAGATATTCAGCAGGGTGAGAGTAGCTCTGCACAAGGATGTCTGA